The following proteins come from a genomic window of Pelagicoccus albus:
- a CDS encoding UvrB/UvrC motif-containing protein, whose translation MAKPLKCDVCSEPATVHLTQIINNQIHKIDLCEACAEQKGITDPSGYSLADLLVKPDSSKSADAASISCPECGCTQREFKKTGRLGCATCYETFEALVGPALLNMHKGDSHKGKVPHRALERAHYIDRLDSLENGLKEAISSERYEDAAKMRDEIIELKKAMEAAAVED comes from the coding sequence ATGGCGAAGCCTCTGAAGTGCGATGTCTGTAGTGAGCCAGCAACGGTTCATCTCACGCAGATCATCAATAATCAGATTCACAAAATCGACCTCTGCGAAGCGTGCGCGGAGCAAAAAGGCATTACCGACCCAAGCGGCTACTCTCTCGCTGATCTTCTCGTCAAGCCGGACTCTTCCAAATCAGCGGATGCTGCCTCAATCTCGTGCCCAGAATGTGGATGCACCCAACGCGAGTTCAAGAAAACCGGCCGCCTTGGTTGCGCGACTTGCTACGAGACCTTTGAGGCTCTGGTGGGTCCCGCCTTGCTAAACATGCACAAGGGCGATTCTCACAAAGGAAAAGTGCCTCACCGGGCACTAGAGAGAGCTCATTACATTGACCGATTGGATTCTCTGGAGAACGGCTTGAAAGAAGCGATTTCCAGCGAGCGTTACGAGGACGCGGCCAAGATGCGTGACGAAATTATCGAGTTAAAAAAGGCTATGGAAGCGGCCGCAGTCGAGGATTAG
- the ilvE gene encoding branched-chain-amino-acid transaminase, whose amino-acid sequence MKIYLDGQFVDKEDAKISVFDHGLLYGDGIFEGIRIYKNCVYRLDEHLERLEYSAKAILLNMPWSREELSKLVCESCRINGLSDGYIRLIVTRGAGSLGLSPNSCPKPSLIIIADKIALYPEECYTEGLKIVTVPTRRTNAAALNPGVKSLNYLNNIMAKVEAAQAGALEAIMLNDQGNVAECTGDNIFIVHKGVIFTPHASNGALRGITRQAVIDIASSQGYEVREVNLTRYEIWNADECFLTGTAAELIPVVGLDSRAIGDGTPGNVTKKLHAAFHEEVSTRGTMI is encoded by the coding sequence ATGAAGATTTATTTAGACGGACAGTTTGTAGATAAGGAAGACGCCAAGATTTCCGTGTTTGATCACGGCCTCCTCTATGGGGATGGAATTTTCGAGGGGATTCGTATCTACAAGAATTGTGTTTACCGTCTGGATGAGCATCTGGAGCGGCTCGAATATTCTGCCAAAGCAATCTTGCTCAACATGCCTTGGAGCAGAGAGGAGCTCTCGAAACTGGTGTGCGAATCGTGTCGGATAAACGGTCTGAGCGATGGCTACATCAGACTTATTGTCACCAGAGGAGCCGGAAGTCTCGGGCTTTCTCCAAATTCCTGCCCAAAACCGTCCCTGATAATTATCGCTGATAAAATAGCGCTCTATCCAGAAGAGTGTTACACGGAAGGCTTGAAGATCGTCACTGTTCCCACGCGGAGAACCAACGCGGCAGCCCTGAATCCCGGCGTTAAGTCTCTGAATTACCTAAACAACATCATGGCCAAGGTGGAAGCTGCCCAAGCGGGAGCGCTCGAAGCTATCATGCTAAATGATCAGGGCAACGTAGCAGAGTGTACCGGCGACAATATCTTTATTGTGCACAAGGGCGTGATTTTCACCCCACATGCTTCAAATGGTGCTTTGAGGGGAATCACTCGTCAGGCAGTCATCGACATCGCAAGCTCGCAAGGCTACGAAGTGCGCGAGGTGAATCTTACGCGTTACGAAATTTGGAATGCGGACGAATGTTTCCTTACCGGTACCGCTGCAGAATTGATTCCGGTAGTTGGCTTAGATTCGCGAGCCATAGGCGATGGCACCCCCGGGAATGTCACCAAGAAGCTACACGCGGCTTTCCACGAGGAGGTTAGCACCCGAGGCACTATGATTTGA
- a CDS encoding type II secretion system protein, which produces MLKQSKAKQGFTLIELLTVIAILAILGAIIFPTVGQFRTLAKKTSDSNDLRNIVQASQLFAAQNGERFVGSGQTLGSDGVVEGDSNDIVDVAAILAYGGELTDPQNWVSANEQSRNEGTGGLFLQTSEETGLSASTYSTSDFSYGYITGLRTSDPSHTPVAFTRISELTSPTWSTTDPYDDEGGHIAFLGGSVSWYENLSGLLVKPTGETADSINEAITGFDSTRTVVAREPTE; this is translated from the coding sequence ATGCTTAAGCAATCTAAAGCCAAGCAAGGATTCACCCTCATTGAGTTGCTAACAGTCATCGCCATCCTCGCGATCTTAGGAGCCATAATATTCCCAACCGTCGGACAATTCCGCACCTTAGCGAAAAAGACCAGCGACTCGAATGACCTTCGAAATATAGTACAAGCCTCACAGCTGTTTGCCGCTCAAAACGGAGAACGGTTCGTGGGTAGCGGCCAGACACTGGGTTCAGATGGCGTAGTCGAGGGCGATTCGAATGATATCGTCGATGTGGCAGCTATTCTAGCCTACGGGGGAGAGCTGACCGATCCCCAGAATTGGGTCAGCGCTAACGAGCAGTCTCGCAATGAAGGAACAGGTGGCCTATTCCTCCAGACCAGCGAGGAAACCGGTCTATCGGCTAGCACATATAGCACTAGCGACTTTTCATACGGCTACATCACAGGCCTCCGCACATCAGACCCGTCCCACACTCCAGTGGCTTTCACACGCATTAGCGAATTGACCTCGCCGACATGGTCCACGACAGACCCTTACGACGACGAAGGTGGACACATAGCATTCCTAGGAGGTAGTGTTAGCTGGTATGAAAACCTCTCCGGCCTCCTAGTGAAACCAACTGGTGAGACGGCTGATTCGATCAACGAAGCCATTACCGGCTTCGACAGCACCCGCACGGTTGTCGCACGGGAGCCAACTGAATAG
- a CDS encoding endonuclease III domain-containing protein: protein MTKKERAAYVDIELEKRYPNPPIPLDHFDAYSLLVAVLLSAQCTDERVNKVTPSLWALAKTPQEMSLQEPETIREIIRPCGLSPRKSVAIRDLSRILIEKHDGVVPESFEELEALPGVGHKTASVVMSQMFGHPSFPVDTHIHRLAQRWGLTSGKNVTQTELDLKKLFPIERWNHLHLQIIYYGREFCTARGCDGTVCPICRALYPDRKRAKVTKKA, encoded by the coding sequence ATGACCAAGAAGGAAAGAGCGGCCTACGTAGATATCGAGCTAGAGAAACGTTATCCGAATCCTCCGATTCCTTTGGATCATTTTGACGCCTATTCTCTACTGGTGGCCGTTTTGTTGTCCGCCCAGTGCACGGATGAACGCGTCAACAAGGTGACCCCAAGTCTTTGGGCTCTTGCCAAGACTCCGCAGGAGATGAGCCTTCAGGAGCCTGAAACGATTCGGGAAATCATTCGTCCTTGCGGTTTGTCCCCTCGCAAGTCTGTCGCGATTCGCGATCTTTCGAGGATTTTGATCGAAAAGCACGATGGAGTGGTACCGGAGAGTTTCGAAGAGCTGGAGGCCTTACCTGGAGTGGGCCACAAGACTGCTTCGGTTGTCATGTCGCAAATGTTTGGGCACCCGTCATTTCCGGTGGATACACATATTCATAGACTTGCCCAGCGATGGGGCCTCACTTCAGGGAAGAACGTTACCCAAACCGAGCTTGATCTAAAAAAGCTTTTCCCGATCGAGCGGTGGAATCACTTGCACCTGCAAATCATTTATTACGGTCGCGAGTTTTGCACAGCCCGAGGATGCGATGGGACCGTTTGTCCGATATGCAGGGCTTTGTATCCGGATCGCAAACGAGCCAAAGTCACCAAAAAGGCTTGA
- the gcvP gene encoding aminomethyl-transferring glycine dehydrogenase — protein MSKDSATSQFNPLSKLDEFAPRHLGVNGAEAEKMAASLGYDSLDALIDEAVPSSIRISELNSLPEPIGEHDMLAELKAIAAQNSVKTSYIGLGYYPTITPPVIQRGILESPGWYTQYTPYQPEISQGRLEGLLNFQTMVSDLTGLEISNASLLDEGTAAAEAMGLAFSQVGRAGKKQKILISSTCFPQTIEVTTARATPMGIDVEIIDIDSEIDFEGVFAVLLQYPDVNGLARDFSAIAEKAKENKALTIVATDLLALTILKSPADLGADVAIGSAQRFGVPMGFGGPHAGFFATRDAYKRKIPGRLIGVSKDRYGNNALRLALQTREQHIRRDKATSNICTAQALLANIAAAYGVYHGPIGLQKIAKRIQLLTKIAVQLLEGSGYNIAEGIRFDTITLEASDDKIQQAINKARDLDLNLREISTTSLSLSLNETTTSSELSTLLSIFGIEVTVSELTDLALKFNQTGPSPLDRECNYLTHPVFNSYHTETEMLRYLKRLENRDLSLTTSMIPLGSCTMKLNAAAEMLPITWPEFSNIHPFAPKEQTLGYLKLIEQLESWLSAITGFHSTSLQPNAGSQGEYAGLLAIRAYHENRGDKNRNVCLIPLSAHGTNPASAAMAGLKVVTVACDEKGNIDVDNLKAKAEQHAENLAALMVTYPSTHGVFESSIRDICQIIHDNGGQVYMDGANMNAQCGLTSPGEIGADVCHLNLHKTFCIPHGGGGPGVGPICVAEHLTPFLPGHQLSDSIEGENRIGAISAAPYGSASILPISWAYIRMMGAKGITLATKIAILNANYMAKRLENDYKIVYRGESGLVAHEFIIDFRDWKDKSGVEVEDVAKRLMDYGFHAPTMSFPVPGTMMIEPTESESPAELDRLCDALISIKKEMQKVESGEWSATDNPLKNAPHTSACVTAENWESPYSRDLAAFPAEWTREYKYWPPVGRVDNVFGDRNLVCSCLPMEAYQD, from the coding sequence ATGTCCAAAGACTCCGCTACCAGCCAATTCAATCCGCTCTCCAAGCTAGACGAATTCGCACCACGCCATCTAGGCGTGAATGGAGCTGAAGCCGAAAAAATGGCGGCCTCCTTAGGTTACGATTCCCTCGATGCCCTCATCGACGAAGCCGTGCCCAGCTCCATCCGAATCTCTGAGCTGAACTCTCTGCCGGAACCTATCGGCGAGCATGACATGCTGGCGGAGCTCAAAGCAATCGCCGCCCAAAACTCGGTGAAAACGAGCTACATCGGCTTAGGCTATTATCCAACCATTACTCCACCAGTCATCCAGCGAGGCATTCTGGAAAGTCCCGGTTGGTACACCCAATACACTCCCTACCAGCCGGAAATCTCGCAGGGTAGACTTGAAGGTCTTCTCAACTTCCAAACGATGGTCTCAGACCTGACCGGCCTCGAAATTTCAAACGCATCCTTGCTGGACGAGGGTACTGCTGCTGCAGAAGCGATGGGCTTAGCCTTTTCCCAAGTTGGTCGGGCAGGCAAGAAGCAAAAGATCCTGATTTCAAGTACCTGCTTCCCCCAAACAATCGAAGTAACAACCGCTCGAGCGACTCCCATGGGTATCGATGTCGAAATAATTGATATCGATAGCGAAATAGATTTCGAAGGCGTATTCGCGGTTTTACTACAATATCCGGACGTAAACGGGCTCGCTAGAGACTTTTCCGCGATCGCAGAAAAGGCCAAGGAAAACAAAGCCCTCACGATCGTAGCGACCGACCTACTCGCTTTGACAATCCTTAAGTCCCCAGCGGATCTGGGAGCAGACGTCGCAATCGGCAGCGCTCAACGATTCGGAGTGCCCATGGGATTCGGTGGACCACACGCAGGATTCTTTGCTACCAGAGACGCCTACAAACGCAAAATACCTGGCCGTTTGATCGGTGTATCCAAAGATCGTTACGGAAACAATGCCCTCCGACTTGCCCTACAGACACGCGAGCAACACATCCGCAGAGACAAGGCGACAAGCAATATATGCACAGCCCAAGCCTTGCTCGCGAACATAGCTGCCGCCTACGGTGTATACCATGGCCCGATCGGATTACAAAAAATTGCAAAACGGATACAGCTTCTGACCAAAATTGCTGTCCAACTCCTAGAGGGAAGTGGTTACAACATTGCCGAAGGAATCCGTTTCGACACTATTACTCTGGAAGCTTCAGATGATAAAATTCAGCAAGCGATCAACAAGGCGAGAGATCTGGATCTAAATCTTAGAGAAATTTCCACTACCTCCCTATCGCTATCTCTCAACGAAACAACGACTTCATCGGAACTATCCACGCTCCTCTCCATATTCGGAATAGAGGTCACGGTCTCCGAACTTACCGATCTAGCCTTGAAGTTCAACCAAACCGGGCCCAGCCCGCTCGATCGCGAGTGCAATTACCTAACGCACCCCGTTTTCAACTCCTACCACACCGAAACGGAAATGCTTCGCTATCTGAAGCGCTTGGAGAACAGGGACCTGTCGCTAACGACTTCTATGATTCCACTGGGGTCCTGCACGATGAAGCTCAATGCCGCGGCGGAAATGCTCCCGATCACATGGCCAGAGTTTTCAAATATCCATCCATTTGCCCCCAAGGAGCAGACCCTCGGTTACCTCAAGCTAATTGAGCAGCTCGAAAGCTGGCTTTCAGCGATCACCGGCTTCCACTCCACTTCCTTGCAACCCAACGCTGGATCTCAAGGAGAATACGCCGGTTTGCTGGCCATTAGAGCCTACCACGAAAATCGAGGCGACAAAAACAGAAACGTTTGCCTCATTCCTCTCTCCGCTCACGGCACCAACCCTGCCAGTGCTGCTATGGCGGGGCTGAAAGTCGTGACTGTCGCTTGCGACGAAAAAGGCAATATAGACGTCGACAACCTCAAGGCCAAGGCGGAGCAGCATGCCGAGAATCTCGCCGCGCTAATGGTTACCTATCCCTCTACGCACGGAGTATTCGAGTCTTCAATACGCGACATCTGCCAAATCATTCACGACAACGGCGGCCAAGTTTATATGGATGGAGCGAATATGAACGCCCAATGTGGCCTCACAAGCCCGGGAGAAATTGGAGCGGACGTCTGCCACCTCAACCTCCACAAAACGTTCTGCATTCCCCACGGCGGAGGTGGTCCCGGAGTTGGCCCCATCTGCGTGGCAGAGCATTTGACTCCCTTTTTGCCGGGGCATCAACTGAGTGATTCCATCGAAGGTGAAAATCGCATTGGAGCGATTTCAGCAGCCCCATACGGAAGCGCCAGCATCCTCCCGATCTCATGGGCATACATTCGCATGATGGGAGCCAAAGGCATCACGCTGGCTACCAAAATAGCGATCCTTAACGCCAACTACATGGCGAAACGATTGGAGAACGATTACAAGATAGTGTACCGCGGCGAATCAGGATTAGTCGCCCACGAGTTCATAATTGATTTCCGTGACTGGAAAGATAAGTCGGGCGTCGAAGTCGAGGACGTCGCGAAGCGTCTCATGGATTATGGCTTCCACGCCCCGACCATGTCGTTCCCTGTTCCAGGGACGATGATGATCGAGCCGACCGAGAGCGAATCTCCCGCCGAATTGGACCGTCTGTGCGACGCTCTAATTTCTATCAAAAAAGAAATGCAGAAGGTCGAGTCTGGCGAATGGTCAGCGACTGACAATCCACTGAAGAACGCCCCTCACACTTCGGCCTGCGTAACAGCCGAGAACTGGGAATCTCCCTACTCTCGCGATCTTGCCGCCTTCCCAGCCGAGTGGACTCGCGAATACAAATACTGGCCCCCAGTGGGTCGTGTAGACAATGTCTTCGGCGATAGAAATCTGGTTTGCTCCTGTCTACCCATGGAAGCCTACCAAGACTAG
- a CDS encoding HDOD domain-containing protein: MTTTVAQDIDFNNEANSGYWMKAFLACIESFPTPANKSRGLYLYLRGNYADLEKAASLIGLDPFLSVEVIRSANTATYGCRGTDSLLDAVNAIGLERLSRIALRIWLKNFLPRSLRSYYLDGGDFVHRSVACGAAMRYMYQGDSGLAETAYAVGLLHSIGRVVIDEAVRRSGDSDIKFCQRTTRTLAEAEKREFGTTHAVVGGLALEFWGFSKAIYEPVSQQFANVTDTRLADWTQSLAIARFTADRVLEVLNGHQDPLRGEGRAVYKGKTLSDIYEFTLAMTEQEILSDMN; encoded by the coding sequence ATGACCACAACAGTGGCCCAAGACATAGATTTCAATAACGAGGCCAATTCAGGGTACTGGATGAAGGCTTTTTTGGCCTGTATTGAGTCTTTTCCTACACCTGCAAATAAGAGCCGCGGACTTTATTTGTACTTGCGGGGCAATTATGCGGACTTGGAAAAGGCCGCCTCACTCATTGGTTTAGACCCGTTTTTGTCGGTGGAGGTTATCCGATCGGCTAATACGGCAACGTATGGCTGCAGAGGCACCGACTCTCTTCTAGATGCAGTCAACGCTATCGGCTTGGAGCGATTGAGTCGTATCGCTTTGAGAATCTGGCTTAAGAATTTTCTCCCCAGAAGTTTGCGATCTTATTACTTGGATGGAGGTGATTTCGTACATCGCTCAGTGGCTTGCGGCGCTGCCATGCGGTACATGTACCAAGGCGATTCCGGGCTTGCCGAAACTGCTTATGCTGTGGGGCTCCTTCATTCGATCGGAAGGGTGGTTATCGATGAAGCGGTTCGGAGGAGCGGAGATTCAGACATCAAGTTTTGCCAAAGGACGACCCGTACTTTGGCTGAGGCGGAGAAGCGCGAATTCGGAACTACGCACGCAGTGGTTGGAGGTCTTGCTTTGGAGTTTTGGGGGTTCTCCAAGGCGATTTACGAGCCTGTTTCCCAGCAATTCGCCAATGTGACTGACACACGCCTGGCGGATTGGACCCAGAGTCTCGCCATTGCTCGATTCACGGCGGACCGTGTACTCGAAGTTCTCAACGGTCACCAAGACCCACTCAGGGGAGAAGGGCGTGCAGTCTACAAGGGAAAAACTCTGTCAGATATTTACGAATTCACGCTGGCAATGACAGAGCAAGAAATCCTCTCGGACATGAACTAG
- a CDS encoding alpha/beta hydrolase: protein MALLNFKFFSETLRLATEVNVVFSQKAKRLLGNDHQSPVLYLLHGLSDNHTAWLRKSSIERYVENLDVIVVMPDVHRSFYRNTHSGYRYFDYIASELPEICKAYFGVSNEREQNFVAGLSMGGYGSFKLALSHPERYAAAASFSGALDLSALAEHRDESYPEWPHIFGPDNPFTDTEDDLFHLTTTLVNSGRPIPKLFQSCGTEDYLYPANRNFLRHCRSINFPVEFREGPGAHEWSYWDSQIQEALRWFPFETLEK, encoded by the coding sequence ATGGCGCTATTGAATTTTAAGTTCTTCTCTGAGACACTGAGGCTCGCAACGGAGGTTAACGTCGTTTTCAGCCAAAAGGCGAAAAGACTCCTCGGTAATGACCATCAAAGTCCAGTGCTCTATTTGCTTCATGGCCTGTCCGACAACCATACAGCTTGGCTAAGGAAGAGCTCGATTGAGCGGTACGTCGAAAACCTGGACGTCATCGTCGTCATGCCAGACGTTCACCGAAGCTTCTATAGAAACACTCATTCCGGGTATCGATATTTTGATTACATCGCCTCTGAATTGCCCGAGATATGCAAAGCGTACTTTGGAGTTTCCAATGAGAGAGAACAAAACTTCGTCGCTGGACTATCCATGGGCGGATACGGATCCTTTAAATTAGCGTTGAGTCACCCAGAAAGGTACGCCGCGGCAGCAAGTTTTTCAGGGGCATTAGATCTCTCTGCACTGGCAGAACACAGGGATGAGTCCTACCCCGAATGGCCGCACATTTTCGGTCCGGACAATCCCTTTACTGATACGGAGGACGATCTGTTTCATTTGACCACAACCTTGGTGAATTCGGGACGCCCCATACCTAAACTTTTTCAGAGTTGCGGAACCGAAGACTACCTATACCCGGCAAATAGGAACTTCCTGAGACACTGCCGCTCAATCAACTTTCCAGTCGAGTTCAGAGAGGGGCCAGGAGCCCACGAATGGTCATACTGGGACAGCCAAATTCAAGAGGCATTACGATGGTTTCCATTCGAAACCCTGGAAAAATAG
- a CDS encoding DUF445 domain-containing protein: protein MNKSLATNLAAIALLAAGIYMPDSLYQPYVLNAGIFALAGAITNWIAVHMLFEKVPGLYGSGVIAARFEQFKTAIHKLVMESFFTEENFMKFADTALHSGLDPETLEKSIDFDEQFDGFLKVVAESKFGGMLSMFGGIKVLEPLRDPFKVEFRKRLEEFVAKLDFSHSHSTFEKMQPVIEGLVKGKLDELTAPQVKQILSDLIREHLGWLVVWGGVFGALIGLVSTAITTTLI from the coding sequence ATGAACAAGAGCCTAGCGACAAATCTAGCCGCCATAGCCCTGCTTGCAGCCGGGATCTACATGCCCGACTCGCTGTACCAACCTTATGTGCTCAACGCGGGCATCTTCGCCTTGGCGGGCGCTATTACAAACTGGATAGCCGTCCATATGCTTTTCGAAAAAGTACCGGGCCTCTATGGCTCAGGCGTTATCGCGGCTCGCTTCGAACAATTCAAAACCGCGATCCACAAGCTCGTAATGGAAAGCTTTTTCACAGAGGAGAATTTCATGAAATTTGCAGACACGGCTCTTCATAGCGGACTCGATCCCGAGACCTTGGAGAAGAGCATCGATTTCGACGAACAGTTTGACGGTTTCCTCAAGGTGGTGGCCGAATCCAAATTCGGCGGAATGCTCTCCATGTTTGGTGGTATCAAAGTTTTGGAGCCGCTTCGTGATCCCTTCAAAGTCGAATTCAGGAAAAGGCTCGAAGAGTTCGTGGCTAAACTAGATTTCTCTCACTCTCATAGCACTTTCGAAAAAATGCAGCCTGTCATCGAGGGATTGGTCAAAGGTAAGCTAGACGAGCTTACCGCCCCTCAAGTAAAGCAGATCCTTTCTGACTTAATTAGGGAACACCTTGGTTGGCTCGTAGTCTGGGGCGGTGTATTCGGAGCGCTCATAGGTCTCGTATCTACCGCCATAACTACCACATTGATCTAG
- a CDS encoding outer membrane beta-barrel protein gives MSSLTSTSLALLTGACLMAGTSLQAGPIFAGGELTFQGTAQVTDTSRVSPNAESPSDIFYTFTPAVTYERETAAMNLRANLALPFRRYDENTQYDSDDIEFLINGEVPFGAGGPRLSGDWSVAYIDGMRASYLTNQVLNTESLNANAYVDYVLRNKLSLRTRFGYNDRSSSGVEEAYQNANTSTLFAAGIHARELIRGRIGLYAEYLIRSRKTDRGATAQAVDNTDDGINFGITGQILPENLFPKLEADLAFGLTSTDVGNYSNTTSSQRNNRLTLDGRLAYPANTKTNVALTYRRNLAVTDDDRTVEQSDLSLMIDYTPNQKLTFVTEFGVQSNDFIFDQEPRNDDVFIASVSANYTIRLNWFATIGYNYRDSSSTVEISDYNSSTFNLSTTLAF, from the coding sequence ATGAGCTCCTTGACTTCCACTTCACTCGCGCTCCTTACAGGGGCATGCCTAATGGCCGGAACATCTCTCCAGGCCGGACCAATTTTCGCCGGAGGCGAATTAACCTTCCAAGGAACCGCTCAAGTCACCGACACCAGTCGCGTGTCGCCAAACGCGGAAAGCCCTTCCGACATCTTCTATACCTTCACGCCAGCCGTTACGTACGAGCGGGAAACCGCCGCTATGAACTTGCGTGCAAACTTGGCTTTGCCCTTTCGTCGCTACGACGAAAACACCCAATACGACTCCGACGACATCGAATTTCTGATCAATGGCGAAGTGCCATTCGGAGCAGGCGGACCTCGTCTCTCTGGCGATTGGAGCGTGGCCTACATCGACGGTATGAGAGCCAGCTACCTTACCAACCAGGTACTGAACACCGAGAGCCTCAATGCAAATGCTTACGTGGATTACGTTTTGCGAAACAAGCTGAGCTTGAGAACTCGCTTTGGCTACAATGATCGCTCGAGTTCCGGAGTGGAAGAAGCATATCAGAACGCGAATACCTCCACGTTGTTTGCAGCTGGTATTCATGCTCGCGAGCTGATTCGGGGGCGAATTGGCTTATACGCTGAATACCTGATCCGCAGCCGTAAAACAGATAGAGGAGCGACTGCCCAAGCTGTAGATAATACAGATGATGGAATCAACTTCGGCATTACTGGCCAAATACTACCTGAAAATCTGTTTCCAAAGCTCGAAGCCGACCTGGCTTTCGGCCTTACTTCGACCGACGTAGGAAACTACTCGAATACCACCTCCAGCCAAAGAAATAACCGCCTCACTTTGGATGGTCGCCTCGCCTACCCAGCTAACACTAAGACAAACGTCGCGTTGACTTACCGCCGTAATCTAGCCGTTACGGATGACGACCGCACCGTCGAACAGAGTGATCTTTCTCTGATGATCGACTACACTCCGAACCAGAAACTAACTTTTGTTACCGAATTCGGAGTACAAAGTAACGATTTCATATTCGACCAGGAACCCCGAAACGACGACGTATTCATCGCCTCAGTAAGTGCCAACTATACGATTCGACTCAATTGGTTCGCCACCATCGGTTACAACTACAGAGACTCTTCTTCGACGGTCGAAATTAGCGACTACAACTCATCGACTTTCAATCTCTCCACTACCCTTGCGTTCTAG
- a CDS encoding response regulator: MSIRVYIVDDHPLVRQGLTQIISGQEDLEVCGEAEDSSGAMRGIESSNPDVVIVDISLQGNNGLELIKNLKAIHEKLPILVFSMHDESIYAQRALRAGAKAYVMKKESSDKIVDAIRKILKGEIYVSPRVADQVLHQIVNGPTNSSTSPVDRLTDRELEVVQLIGRGLSTREIAESLHLSVKTIESHRAHVKEKLNLRNATELVQFSVQWVDQQDN, from the coding sequence ATGTCCATAAGAGTATATATCGTAGACGATCACCCACTAGTTCGCCAAGGTCTGACGCAAATTATCAGTGGCCAGGAAGACCTAGAAGTTTGTGGAGAAGCAGAGGATTCCTCCGGTGCTATGAGAGGTATCGAATCCTCAAATCCGGATGTCGTGATCGTCGATATTTCGCTCCAAGGAAACAATGGCCTGGAGCTTATAAAAAACCTCAAGGCCATCCACGAGAAGCTACCGATTCTTGTATTCTCGATGCACGACGAGTCCATCTACGCGCAGAGAGCGCTCCGGGCAGGAGCCAAGGCCTACGTGATGAAAAAGGAATCTTCCGATAAGATCGTTGATGCTATCCGCAAGATCTTGAAGGGGGAAATTTACGTGAGTCCTCGGGTTGCAGACCAAGTCCTGCACCAGATAGTGAATGGGCCTACCAACTCCTCGACTTCGCCAGTGGATCGCTTGACGGACCGCGAACTTGAAGTCGTTCAGCTTATCGGAAGAGGTCTATCGACTCGCGAAATTGCTGAAAGCCTTCACCTGTCAGTCAAAACCATCGAATCCCATCGAGCTCACGTTAAAGAAAAGTTGAATTTGAGAAATGCGACTGAGCTAGTGCAGTTCTCCGTCCAATGGGTCGACCAACAGGATAACTGA
- a CDS encoding LuxR C-terminal-related transcriptional regulator translates to MFHKSPPKQLLYIDEHPVCQHGLESMLKDDPQWEVCRRASSENRRELPKSIDLAIVEITSSRPQGIAVVKELRSVYPQTPILVLSSYDETIYADRCLKSGAQGYAMKSSSMQELKRAIDLVSQGELYVSEKVKSLMIDRLANPSGPEAKPTFQNLSDRELLIVEQIGLSKNNKEIAQALQISVKTIESHRSRIKAKLQLDSPQELMRYAMRLHYF, encoded by the coding sequence ATGTTCCACAAATCACCTCCGAAACAACTCCTCTACATCGATGAACACCCCGTATGCCAACACGGGTTGGAGAGCATGCTTAAAGACGATCCTCAATGGGAGGTTTGCCGCCGAGCTTCTTCCGAAAACCGAAGGGAGCTCCCAAAATCCATCGACCTCGCAATCGTCGAAATCACTTCAAGTCGCCCCCAAGGAATCGCGGTAGTAAAAGAACTTCGCAGCGTCTACCCGCAAACACCGATTCTCGTGCTCAGCAGTTACGATGAAACGATTTATGCAGATCGCTGCCTTAAATCAGGAGCCCAAGGATACGCCATGAAATCTTCCTCAATGCAGGAATTAAAAAGAGCGATAGACCTTGTGTCACAAGGGGAGTTGTACGTGAGCGAAAAAGTTAAATCACTCATGATCGATCGCCTTGCGAACCCGAGTGGTCCCGAGGCGAAACCAACATTTCAGAACCTATCCGACAGGGAGCTGCTGATCGTAGAGCAAATTGGTCTGTCAAAAAACAATAAAGAAATCGCTCAGGCGCTGCAAATTAGCGTAAAGACGATAGAGTCACATCGTTCTAGAATAAAAGCGAAGCTCCAGCTCGATAGCCCGCAAGAACTCATGCGATATGCAATGCGACTTCACTACTTCTAG